From Paenibacillus sp. PK3_47, the proteins below share one genomic window:
- a CDS encoding glycoside hydrolase family 30 protein, with translation MAAVTTVVTARDTGERLSAREGIVFQRCEAGRKADVQLDPEQAYQTIIGFGGAFTEAAAYTLSRMSAGQQAEIIRRYFHPEEGLNYSMGRVHIHSCDFALGNYTYVQDEDTELASFDISRDHKWVLPMIKEAMAVKGGPFTMLASPWSPPAWMKSNGEMNNGGSLRPEYAKVWARYYTKFIEAYRKEGVPIWAVSVQNEPAAVQTWDSCIYSAEEERDFVKNHLGPAMHAAGMDDVNIVIWDHNRDIMIERVTPILSDPEAAKYVWGTGFHWYGGEEFGKVAKTHELFPDKHLLFTEGCQEGGVRLGEWFTGERYGRNMIGDLNAWTEGYLDWNLVLDETGGPNHVGNLCDAPVIADTVTDEIHFNSSYYYIGHFSKFIAPGAVRIGLESAAEDVLSTAFRNPDGSIAVVLMNEGEVDRTVTLGLGEMLAECRLPAHSITTHVVR, from the coding sequence ATGGCCGCAGTTACAACAGTGGTAACCGCAAGAGATACGGGAGAACGGCTGAGCGCCAGGGAAGGCATCGTATTTCAAAGGTGTGAAGCCGGACGGAAAGCGGATGTGCAGCTGGATCCGGAGCAGGCGTACCAGACAATCATCGGTTTTGGAGGCGCTTTTACAGAGGCGGCAGCCTATACGCTGTCACGGATGAGCGCCGGACAGCAGGCTGAAATCATCCGCCGATATTTTCATCCGGAAGAAGGATTGAACTACAGCATGGGGCGTGTGCATATTCACAGCTGTGACTTCGCGCTCGGCAATTATACGTATGTGCAGGATGAGGATACAGAGCTGGCCAGCTTTGATATTTCCAGAGACCATAAGTGGGTGCTGCCGATGATCAAAGAGGCCATGGCGGTAAAAGGCGGCCCCTTCACGATGCTGGCCTCCCCATGGAGCCCTCCGGCCTGGATGAAGAGTAACGGGGAGATGAACAACGGCGGTTCGCTGAGGCCGGAATATGCGAAGGTATGGGCGCGATATTATACGAAGTTCATTGAGGCTTACCGCAAGGAAGGCGTTCCGATCTGGGCAGTTTCGGTGCAGAATGAGCCGGCTGCGGTACAAACCTGGGATTCCTGCATATACAGCGCTGAGGAGGAGCGGGATTTTGTCAAAAATCATCTCGGCCCGGCCATGCACGCTGCTGGGATGGATGATGTAAACATCGTGATCTGGGATCATAACCGCGACATTATGATTGAACGGGTAACCCCGATTCTGTCTGATCCGGAAGCTGCAAAGTATGTATGGGGTACCGGGTTTCACTGGTATGGCGGGGAAGAGTTCGGCAAGGTGGCCAAGACCCATGAGCTGTTCCCCGATAAGCATCTGCTGTTCACGGAAGGCTGTCAGGAGGGCGGTGTACGGCTGGGCGAATGGTTCACCGGAGAACGTTACGGCCGCAATATGATCGGCGACCTGAACGCGTGGACGGAGGGGTATCTGGACTGGAATCTGGTACTGGATGAGACCGGTGGACCGAACCATGTCGGGAACCTCTGTGATGCGCCGGTCATTGCCGATACCGTAACGGATGAGATTCATTTCAACAGCTCTTATTACTATATCGGTCATTTCAGCAAGTTTATAGCGCCGGGTGCCGTGCGGATCGGGCTGGAGTCAGCGGCGGAAGATGTGCTGTCGACCGCGTTCCGCAACCCTGACGGAAGCATCGCTGTGGTGCTGATGAATGAAGGCGAAGTGGACCGTACCGTAACGCTCGGTCTGGGGGAGATGCTGGCTGAATGCCGGCTGCCGGCTCACTCCATCACAACACATGTAGTTAGATAA